A stretch of Apodemus sylvaticus chromosome 18, mApoSyl1.1, whole genome shotgun sequence DNA encodes these proteins:
- the Ddhd2 gene encoding phospholipase DDHD2 isoform X3 yields MSSGESHQEQLSQSDQTPSPNSCSSFELLDMDVSSSYEPVSPHWFYCKVIDSKELWIPFNSEDSQQLEEAHGSGKDCNERVVPTDGGRYDVHLGERMRYAVYWDELPSEVRRCTWFYKGDKDNKYVPYSESFSQVLEDTYMLAVTLDEWKKKLESPNREIIVLHNPKLMVHYQPVAGSDEWGSTSAEQGRPRSVRRGVESIPVDIHCGEPLQIDHLVFVVHGIGPACDLRFRSIVQCVNDFRSVSLNLLQTHFKKAQENQQIGRVEFLPVNWHSPLHSTGVDVDLQRITLPSINRLRHFTNDTILDVFFYNSPTYCQTIVDTVASEMNRIYTLFLQRNPDFKGGVSIAGHSLGFTEHH; encoded by the exons ATGTCCTCGGGGGAATCACACCAGGAGCAGTTGTCTCAGTCAGATCAGACCCCATCACCAAACTCCTGTAGTTCCTTTGAGCTGCTCGACATGGATGTCAGCAGTTCGTATGAACCCGTTTCTCCACATTGGTTTTATTGTAAGGTAATAGATTCTAAGGAGCTCTGGATCCCTTTCAACTCTGAGGATTCCCAGCAGCTGGAAGAAGCGCATGGCTCTG GAAAAGATTGTAATGAGAGAGTTGTTCCCACTGATGGGGGCAGGTATGACGTTCATTTAGGGGAGAGGATGCGATATGCTGTGTACTGGGACGAGCTGCCGTCAGAGGTGCGACGGTGCACGTGGTTTTACAAGGGCGACAAAGACAATAAATATGTCCCCTACTCGGAGAGCTTCAGCCAAGTTTTAGAG gATACTTACATGCTTGCGGTAACTCTGGATGAATGGAAAAAAAAGCTAGAATCTCCAAACAGAGAAATTATTGTATTACACAACCCAAAG CTCATGGTGCATTACCAGCCAGTTGCAGGGTCTGATGAGTGGGGCTCAACATCCGCTGAGCAAGGCCGGCCGAGATCGGTGAGAAGAGGCGTCGAGAGCATCCCTGTTGATATTCACTGCG GGGAACCTTTACAAATTGATCACTTAGTGTTTGTAGTCCACGGGATCGGGCCAGCCTGTGATCTTCGTTTTCGAAGCATCGTTCAATGTG TTAATGATTTTCGAAGTGTTTCCTTGAACCTGCTCCAAACACATTTTAAGAAAGCCCAAGAAAATCAGCAGATTGGAAGGGTAGAGTTTCTCCCAGTCAACTGGCACAGCCCTCTGCATTCCACCGGAGTAGACGT agaCCTGCAGCGGATAACTCTACCCAGCATCAATCGCCTCAGACACTTCACTAACGACACAATTCTGGACGTCTTCTTCTACAATAGCCCCACCTACTGTCAGACTATTGTGGACACAGTAGCTTCTGAAATGAACAGAATATATACACTTTTTCTGCAGAGGAACCCTGATTTCAAAGGGGGTGTATCCATTGCTGGTCATAGTTTAG GGTTCACTGAGCACCACTAA
- the Ddhd2 gene encoding phospholipase DDHD2 isoform X4: protein MSSGESHQEQLSQSDQTPSPNSCSSFELLDMDVSSSYEPVSPHWFYCKVIDSKELWIPFNSEDSQQLEEAHGSGKDCNERVVPTDGGRYDVHLGERMRYAVYWDELPSEVRRCTWFYKGDKDNKYVPYSESFSQVLEDTYMLAVTLDEWKKKLESPNREIIVLHNPKLMVHYQPVAGSDEWGSTSAEQGRPRSVRRGVESIPVDIHCGEPLQIDHLVFVVHGIGPACDLRFRSIVQCETCSG, encoded by the exons ATGTCCTCGGGGGAATCACACCAGGAGCAGTTGTCTCAGTCAGATCAGACCCCATCACCAAACTCCTGTAGTTCCTTTGAGCTGCTCGACATGGATGTCAGCAGTTCGTATGAACCCGTTTCTCCACATTGGTTTTATTGTAAGGTAATAGATTCTAAGGAGCTCTGGATCCCTTTCAACTCTGAGGATTCCCAGCAGCTGGAAGAAGCGCATGGCTCTG GAAAAGATTGTAATGAGAGAGTTGTTCCCACTGATGGGGGCAGGTATGACGTTCATTTAGGGGAGAGGATGCGATATGCTGTGTACTGGGACGAGCTGCCGTCAGAGGTGCGACGGTGCACGTGGTTTTACAAGGGCGACAAAGACAATAAATATGTCCCCTACTCGGAGAGCTTCAGCCAAGTTTTAGAG gATACTTACATGCTTGCGGTAACTCTGGATGAATGGAAAAAAAAGCTAGAATCTCCAAACAGAGAAATTATTGTATTACACAACCCAAAG CTCATGGTGCATTACCAGCCAGTTGCAGGGTCTGATGAGTGGGGCTCAACATCCGCTGAGCAAGGCCGGCCGAGATCGGTGAGAAGAGGCGTCGAGAGCATCCCTGTTGATATTCACTGCG GGGAACCTTTACAAATTGATCACTTAGTGTTTGTAGTCCACGGGATCGGGCCAGCCTGTGATCTTCGTTTTCGAAGCATCGTTCAATGTG agaCCTGCAGCGGATAA